One window of Nicotiana tomentosiformis chromosome 11, ASM39032v3, whole genome shotgun sequence genomic DNA carries:
- the LOC104113366 gene encoding protein-tyrosine sulfotransferase, which produces MRQKGDKFDVLVILVFLLLVSTISKASDSKDGFVQCEHIVKQWAASSLDLEVKDDKHVLQNLLFFLHVPRTGGRTYFHCFLKKLYASSLECPRSYDKLRIDPRQPKCRLLVTHDDYSMMSKLPKDETSVVTILRNPIDRVFSAYEFSVEVAARFLVHPNLTSATRMSGRLRSKNTISTLDIWPWKYLVPWMREDLFVRREARKQKGNSAVASTNPYDMEEMVIPLHEYINNPIARDIIHNGATFQVAGLTNNSYLTEAHDIRHCVLKYQSLGDYVLKVAKKRLDDMLYVGLTENHKESATMFANVVGTQAISQFTSSRSHGDHAANNNSEQRSSLLESDFDNTYHHSNSSYEKPSQISSVERGEATKENMTVGKLMDVYESCISNLRKSQSERRVNSLKKISPANFTKEGRRQVSEALLQEITSLNSLDVELYKYAQTIFANQHRLMLQNKVVTNQVDNGFDDSYGAFSWEAISIAVSVLFVLLVAVLFETAKRRTSKLKL; this is translated from the exons ATGAGGCAGAAGGGTGATAAGTTTGACGTTCTTGTGATCCTGGTGTTTTTGCTCTTGG TTTCTACCATATCAAAGGCATCTGACAGCAAAGATGGCTTCGTGCAGTGTGAACACATTGTCAAGCAGTGGGCGGCTTCTTCACTTGACTTGGAAGTCAAAGATGACAAACATGTCTTGCAGAACTTGCTCTTTTTTCTTCATGTCCCCAGGACTGGAGGGCGAACATATTTTCATTG CTTTCTTAAAAAGCTTTATGCCAGTTCTTTGGAGTGTCCACGTTCGTATGATAAGTTAAGGATTGATCCAAG ACAACCAAAATGCCGCTTGCTGGTTACTCACGATGACTACAGCATGATGTCCAAACTTCCCAAGGATGAAACTTCTGTGGTGACAATCCTTAGGAATCCAATTGACCGTGTTTTTAGTGCTTACGAGTTTTCTGTGGAGGTAGCAGCTAGGTTCTTGGTGCACCCTAACTTGACATCTGCCACTAGAATGTCTGGACGGCTGCGTTCAAAAAATACAATCAGCACTCTGGATATTTGGCCATGGAAGTATTTGGTCCCTTGGATGAGAGAAGATCTATTTGTTCGA AGGGAAGCAAGAAAACAAAAGGGCAATTCTGCTGTTGCAAGCACTAatccatatgatatggaggagaTGGTGATACCTCTACATGAGTATATTAACAATCCTATTGCTCGGGACATCATTCACAATGGAGCCACATTTCAG GTCGCAGGACTTACAAACAACTCTTATCTGACAGAGGCACATGACATTCGTCACTGTGTACTGAAGTATCAGTCTCTTGGAGATTATGTGCTTAAGGTTGCAAAG AAGAGGTTGGATGATATGTTGTATGTTGGACTCACGGAGAACCACAAAGAATCAGCCACCATGTTTGCAAATGTAGTCGGTACTCAGGCAATTTCACAGTTCACTAGTTCTAGATCACATGGAGATCATGCTGCTAATAACAACTCAG AACAGAGATCTTCACTGCTAGAATCTGATTTTGATAACACTTATCACCAT AGCAACAGCTCATACGAAAAGCCCAGTCAAATCTCATCAGTTGAGCGAGGTGAAGCGACAAAGGAAAAT ATGACTGTAGGAAAACTCATGGATGTGTATGAGAGCTGCATTTCGAACTTAAGGAAGTCCCAATCTGAAAGACGTGTAAATTCTCTAAAGAAAATTTCTCCAGCAAATTTTACAAAGGAG GGACGTCGTCAGGTGTCTGAAGCACTTCTTCAGGAGATCACATCGTTAAACAGCCTAGACGTGGAGCTTTATAAATATGCCCAAACGATCTTTGCAAATCAACACAGACTCATGTTGCAGAACAAGGTTGTCACA AACCAGGTGGACAATGGGTTCGACGATTCATATGGTGCATTTTCTTGGGAAGCCATTTCTATTGCCGTTTCCGTGCTCTTTGTTCTTCTAGTTGCTGTCCTTTTTGAAACTGCAAAAAGAAGAACATCGAAACTTAAGTTATGA
- the LOC104113367 gene encoding protein ENHANCED DISEASE RESISTANCE 2-like isoform X2, translated as MDPGISGSSFKDMNRGNQVDFPRSDSHTLRLNCSNKSYRLSSIDWTVCSSSVTDAMTSDVVAPSPWAIFGCQNGLRLFKEAKDRESLGKWDDHPAIMAVGVVDGTSEAIFQTLMSLGPSRSEWDFCFYKGSVIEHLDGHTDIVHKLLNRDWLPWGMGRRDLLLQRYWRREDDGTYVILYHSVFHQKCPPQKGYIRACLKSGGYVISPVNQEKRSVVKHMLAIDWKFWKSYVRTSAARSITICMLGRLAALRELFSAKIGNYLPSDVSGELVKSKRLRQVEEEIKLEVQTRLENGKNLADLEEEVVKTPSSLMGLNDAADEFFDVSEPLDYDQSENGWPSDFGPETYSQDARHPKLSSAAVFVKKLHDLAVQKRGYVDLHEMAKEDTSSCHYGSTLPKDSTCSLPCSWTETDPSTFLIRGLTYLDDRKKIKAKGTLMQMVGADWLKSDKREDDLGGRPGGIVQKYAAKGGPEFFFIVHIQVPGTTTYSLALYYMMDTPLEDSPLLESFVKGDDAYRNSRFKLIPYISKGPWIVKQSVGKKACLIGQALEINYFRGKNYIELGIDIGSSTVARGVVSLVVGYLSNLVIEMAFLVQANTPEELPEYLLGTCRLNHLDVTKAVQVKP; from the exons ATGGATCCAGGCATTTCAGGAAGCAGCTTTAAAG ACATGAACAGAGGAAATCAAGTGGATTTTCCCAGGAGTGATTCACACACTTTGAG GTTAAATTGTTCCAACAAGTCTTATCGTCTGAGTTCGATTGATTGGACTGTCTGTTCATCCTCAGTTACAGATGCTATGACATCTGATGTTGTTGCACCCTCGCCTTGGGCTATCTTTGGGTGTCAGAATG GTCTTAGGCTGTTTAAGGAAGCTAAAGATAGGGAATCTCTTGGAAAG TGGGATGATCACCCCGCTATAATGGCTGTTGGTGTAGTTGATGGAACTTCAGAGGCCATTTTTCAGACACTCATGTCACTTGGTCCTTCAAGATCGGA GTGGGATTTCTGTTTCTACAAAGGCAGTGTGATTGAACATCTTGATGGTCACACTGATATAGTTCATAAGCTTCTAAATCGGGATTGGCTACCTTG GGGTATGGGAAGAAGAGATCTTCTTTTGCAGCGTTATTGGAGAAGGGAGGATGATGGAACCTATG TTATTCTGTACCATTCAGTGTTTCACCAGAAGTGTCCACCTCAAAAGGGCTACATTCGTGCCTGCCTTAAAA GTGGAGGATATGTGATATCACCAGTTAATCAAGAGAAGAGGTCAGTAGTCAAGCATATGCTTGCTATTGACTGGAAATTCTGGAAGTCATATGTACGGACATCTGCGGCCAGATCTATAACAATATGCATGCTAGGGAGACTTGCTG CTTTGAGGGAGCTTTTCAGTGCAAAAATAGGAAATTACTTGCCCTCTGATGTGTCAGGGGAGCTGGTCAAAAGCAAAAGACTGCGTCAAGTTGAAGAAGAAATTAAGCTTGAAGTGCAAACCCGGTTAGAAAATGGAAAGAATTTGGCAGATCTGGAGGAAGAAGTAGTTAAAACACCTTCAAGCTTGATGGGTTTAAACGATGCGGCAGATGAGTTCTTTGATGTCTCTGAGCCACTGGATTATGACCAATCAGAAAATGGTTGGCCTTCTGATTTTGGCCCAGAGACATACTCTCAG GATGCACGTCATCCCAAATTGTCAAGTGCTGCAGTTTTTGTGAAAAAGCTGCATGATCTTGCAG TTCAGAAGAGGGGCTATGTAGATCTGCATGAGATGGCAAAGGAAGATACATCATCTTGTCACTATGGATCCACTCTTCCAAAAGATTCAACTTGTAGTTTGCCTTGCAGTTGGACTGAAACAGATCCTTCTACTTTTCTTATTCGTGGATTGACCTACCTAGATGATCGTAAGAAG ATTAAGGCAAAAGGCACCTTGATGCAAATGGTGGGTGCAGATTGGTTGAAGTCTGACAAACGGGAAGATGATCTAGGTGGtcggcctgggggcattgttcaG AAATATGCAGCAAAGGGTGGTCCGGAATTCTTCTTCATTGTGCACATACAG GTCCCAGGTACAACAACATATAGTCTTGCTCTCTACTATATGATGGATACCCCTTTAGAAGATTCACCTTTGCTGGAGAGTTTTGTCAAAGGAGATGATGCTTATAGAAACTCAAGGTTCAAGCTGATACCATACATATCCAAG GGACCATGGATAGTCAAGCAGAGTGTTGGGAAGAAAGCTTGTCTTATAGGTCAAGCAttggaaattaattattttcGTGGAAAGAACTACATAGAG CTCGGTATAGATATTGGCTCATCTACTGTTGCAAGAGGTGTTGTCAGCCTTGTTGTTGGTTACCTGAGCAATTTAGTCATTGAGATGGCCTTTCTTGTCCAG GCCAACACACCGGAAGAGCTCCCTGAGTATCTTCTAGGGACCTGCCGTCTTAACCATCTGGATGTTACTAAAGCTGTTCAAGTGAAACCATGA
- the LOC104113367 gene encoding protein ENHANCED DISEASE RESISTANCE 2-like isoform X1: MGVSEKDSSRMEGWLYLVRSNRFGLQYSRKRYFILQDHFLQSYKSTPVSSNEDPIRSAVIDSCIRVTDNGRESIQRKVFFIFTLYNTSNHNDQLKLGASSPEEAARWIQAFQEAALKADMNRGNQVDFPRSDSHTLRLNCSNKSYRLSSIDWTVCSSSVTDAMTSDVVAPSPWAIFGCQNGLRLFKEAKDRESLGKWDDHPAIMAVGVVDGTSEAIFQTLMSLGPSRSEWDFCFYKGSVIEHLDGHTDIVHKLLNRDWLPWGMGRRDLLLQRYWRREDDGTYVILYHSVFHQKCPPQKGYIRACLKSGGYVISPVNQEKRSVVKHMLAIDWKFWKSYVRTSAARSITICMLGRLAALRELFSAKIGNYLPSDVSGELVKSKRLRQVEEEIKLEVQTRLENGKNLADLEEEVVKTPSSLMGLNDAADEFFDVSEPLDYDQSENGWPSDFGPETYSQDARHPKLSSAAVFVKKLHDLAVQKRGYVDLHEMAKEDTSSCHYGSTLPKDSTCSLPCSWTETDPSTFLIRGLTYLDDRKKIKAKGTLMQMVGADWLKSDKREDDLGGRPGGIVQKYAAKGGPEFFFIVHIQVPGTTTYSLALYYMMDTPLEDSPLLESFVKGDDAYRNSRFKLIPYISKGPWIVKQSVGKKACLIGQALEINYFRGKNYIELGIDIGSSTVARGVVSLVVGYLSNLVIEMAFLVQANTPEELPEYLLGTCRLNHLDVTKAVQVKP, encoded by the exons ATGGGTGTTTCGGAGAAGGATAGTAGTAGGATGGAAGGGTGGTTATATCTTGTTCGTTCAAATCGGTTTGGACTTCAGTACTCACGAAAACGATACTTCATTCTTCAAGACCATTTTCTTCAGAGCTACAAATCTACACCAGTTTCCAGTAACGAG GATCCTATTAGAAGTGCAGTTATTGATTCCTGCATTCGCGTAACAGACAATGGCAGAGAGAGCATTCAAAGAAAA GTCTTTTTCATTTTCACGCTTTATAACACCTCAAATCATAACGATCAGCTGAAG TTGGGAGCAAGCAGTCCTGAGGAAGCTGCAAGATGGATCCAGGCATTTCAGGAAGCAGCTTTAAAG GCAGACATGAACAGAGGAAATCAAGTGGATTTTCCCAGGAGTGATTCACACACTTTGAG GTTAAATTGTTCCAACAAGTCTTATCGTCTGAGTTCGATTGATTGGACTGTCTGTTCATCCTCAGTTACAGATGCTATGACATCTGATGTTGTTGCACCCTCGCCTTGGGCTATCTTTGGGTGTCAGAATG GTCTTAGGCTGTTTAAGGAAGCTAAAGATAGGGAATCTCTTGGAAAG TGGGATGATCACCCCGCTATAATGGCTGTTGGTGTAGTTGATGGAACTTCAGAGGCCATTTTTCAGACACTCATGTCACTTGGTCCTTCAAGATCGGA GTGGGATTTCTGTTTCTACAAAGGCAGTGTGATTGAACATCTTGATGGTCACACTGATATAGTTCATAAGCTTCTAAATCGGGATTGGCTACCTTG GGGTATGGGAAGAAGAGATCTTCTTTTGCAGCGTTATTGGAGAAGGGAGGATGATGGAACCTATG TTATTCTGTACCATTCAGTGTTTCACCAGAAGTGTCCACCTCAAAAGGGCTACATTCGTGCCTGCCTTAAAA GTGGAGGATATGTGATATCACCAGTTAATCAAGAGAAGAGGTCAGTAGTCAAGCATATGCTTGCTATTGACTGGAAATTCTGGAAGTCATATGTACGGACATCTGCGGCCAGATCTATAACAATATGCATGCTAGGGAGACTTGCTG CTTTGAGGGAGCTTTTCAGTGCAAAAATAGGAAATTACTTGCCCTCTGATGTGTCAGGGGAGCTGGTCAAAAGCAAAAGACTGCGTCAAGTTGAAGAAGAAATTAAGCTTGAAGTGCAAACCCGGTTAGAAAATGGAAAGAATTTGGCAGATCTGGAGGAAGAAGTAGTTAAAACACCTTCAAGCTTGATGGGTTTAAACGATGCGGCAGATGAGTTCTTTGATGTCTCTGAGCCACTGGATTATGACCAATCAGAAAATGGTTGGCCTTCTGATTTTGGCCCAGAGACATACTCTCAG GATGCACGTCATCCCAAATTGTCAAGTGCTGCAGTTTTTGTGAAAAAGCTGCATGATCTTGCAG TTCAGAAGAGGGGCTATGTAGATCTGCATGAGATGGCAAAGGAAGATACATCATCTTGTCACTATGGATCCACTCTTCCAAAAGATTCAACTTGTAGTTTGCCTTGCAGTTGGACTGAAACAGATCCTTCTACTTTTCTTATTCGTGGATTGACCTACCTAGATGATCGTAAGAAG ATTAAGGCAAAAGGCACCTTGATGCAAATGGTGGGTGCAGATTGGTTGAAGTCTGACAAACGGGAAGATGATCTAGGTGGtcggcctgggggcattgttcaG AAATATGCAGCAAAGGGTGGTCCGGAATTCTTCTTCATTGTGCACATACAG GTCCCAGGTACAACAACATATAGTCTTGCTCTCTACTATATGATGGATACCCCTTTAGAAGATTCACCTTTGCTGGAGAGTTTTGTCAAAGGAGATGATGCTTATAGAAACTCAAGGTTCAAGCTGATACCATACATATCCAAG GGACCATGGATAGTCAAGCAGAGTGTTGGGAAGAAAGCTTGTCTTATAGGTCAAGCAttggaaattaattattttcGTGGAAAGAACTACATAGAG CTCGGTATAGATATTGGCTCATCTACTGTTGCAAGAGGTGTTGTCAGCCTTGTTGTTGGTTACCTGAGCAATTTAGTCATTGAGATGGCCTTTCTTGTCCAG GCCAACACACCGGAAGAGCTCCCTGAGTATCTTCTAGGGACCTGCCGTCTTAACCATCTGGATGTTACTAAAGCTGTTCAAGTGAAACCATGA
- the LOC104113367 gene encoding protein ENHANCED DISEASE RESISTANCE 2-like isoform X3, giving the protein MNRGNQVDFPRSDSHTLRLNCSNKSYRLSSIDWTVCSSSVTDAMTSDVVAPSPWAIFGCQNGLRLFKEAKDRESLGKWDDHPAIMAVGVVDGTSEAIFQTLMSLGPSRSEWDFCFYKGSVIEHLDGHTDIVHKLLNRDWLPWGMGRRDLLLQRYWRREDDGTYVILYHSVFHQKCPPQKGYIRACLKSGGYVISPVNQEKRSVVKHMLAIDWKFWKSYVRTSAARSITICMLGRLAALRELFSAKIGNYLPSDVSGELVKSKRLRQVEEEIKLEVQTRLENGKNLADLEEEVVKTPSSLMGLNDAADEFFDVSEPLDYDQSENGWPSDFGPETYSQDARHPKLSSAAVFVKKLHDLAVQKRGYVDLHEMAKEDTSSCHYGSTLPKDSTCSLPCSWTETDPSTFLIRGLTYLDDRKKIKAKGTLMQMVGADWLKSDKREDDLGGRPGGIVQKYAAKGGPEFFFIVHIQVPGTTTYSLALYYMMDTPLEDSPLLESFVKGDDAYRNSRFKLIPYISKGPWIVKQSVGKKACLIGQALEINYFRGKNYIELGIDIGSSTVARGVVSLVVGYLSNLVIEMAFLVQANTPEELPEYLLGTCRLNHLDVTKAVQVKP; this is encoded by the exons ATGAACAGAGGAAATCAAGTGGATTTTCCCAGGAGTGATTCACACACTTTGAG GTTAAATTGTTCCAACAAGTCTTATCGTCTGAGTTCGATTGATTGGACTGTCTGTTCATCCTCAGTTACAGATGCTATGACATCTGATGTTGTTGCACCCTCGCCTTGGGCTATCTTTGGGTGTCAGAATG GTCTTAGGCTGTTTAAGGAAGCTAAAGATAGGGAATCTCTTGGAAAG TGGGATGATCACCCCGCTATAATGGCTGTTGGTGTAGTTGATGGAACTTCAGAGGCCATTTTTCAGACACTCATGTCACTTGGTCCTTCAAGATCGGA GTGGGATTTCTGTTTCTACAAAGGCAGTGTGATTGAACATCTTGATGGTCACACTGATATAGTTCATAAGCTTCTAAATCGGGATTGGCTACCTTG GGGTATGGGAAGAAGAGATCTTCTTTTGCAGCGTTATTGGAGAAGGGAGGATGATGGAACCTATG TTATTCTGTACCATTCAGTGTTTCACCAGAAGTGTCCACCTCAAAAGGGCTACATTCGTGCCTGCCTTAAAA GTGGAGGATATGTGATATCACCAGTTAATCAAGAGAAGAGGTCAGTAGTCAAGCATATGCTTGCTATTGACTGGAAATTCTGGAAGTCATATGTACGGACATCTGCGGCCAGATCTATAACAATATGCATGCTAGGGAGACTTGCTG CTTTGAGGGAGCTTTTCAGTGCAAAAATAGGAAATTACTTGCCCTCTGATGTGTCAGGGGAGCTGGTCAAAAGCAAAAGACTGCGTCAAGTTGAAGAAGAAATTAAGCTTGAAGTGCAAACCCGGTTAGAAAATGGAAAGAATTTGGCAGATCTGGAGGAAGAAGTAGTTAAAACACCTTCAAGCTTGATGGGTTTAAACGATGCGGCAGATGAGTTCTTTGATGTCTCTGAGCCACTGGATTATGACCAATCAGAAAATGGTTGGCCTTCTGATTTTGGCCCAGAGACATACTCTCAG GATGCACGTCATCCCAAATTGTCAAGTGCTGCAGTTTTTGTGAAAAAGCTGCATGATCTTGCAG TTCAGAAGAGGGGCTATGTAGATCTGCATGAGATGGCAAAGGAAGATACATCATCTTGTCACTATGGATCCACTCTTCCAAAAGATTCAACTTGTAGTTTGCCTTGCAGTTGGACTGAAACAGATCCTTCTACTTTTCTTATTCGTGGATTGACCTACCTAGATGATCGTAAGAAG ATTAAGGCAAAAGGCACCTTGATGCAAATGGTGGGTGCAGATTGGTTGAAGTCTGACAAACGGGAAGATGATCTAGGTGGtcggcctgggggcattgttcaG AAATATGCAGCAAAGGGTGGTCCGGAATTCTTCTTCATTGTGCACATACAG GTCCCAGGTACAACAACATATAGTCTTGCTCTCTACTATATGATGGATACCCCTTTAGAAGATTCACCTTTGCTGGAGAGTTTTGTCAAAGGAGATGATGCTTATAGAAACTCAAGGTTCAAGCTGATACCATACATATCCAAG GGACCATGGATAGTCAAGCAGAGTGTTGGGAAGAAAGCTTGTCTTATAGGTCAAGCAttggaaattaattattttcGTGGAAAGAACTACATAGAG CTCGGTATAGATATTGGCTCATCTACTGTTGCAAGAGGTGTTGTCAGCCTTGTTGTTGGTTACCTGAGCAATTTAGTCATTGAGATGGCCTTTCTTGTCCAG GCCAACACACCGGAAGAGCTCCCTGAGTATCTTCTAGGGACCTGCCGTCTTAACCATCTGGATGTTACTAAAGCTGTTCAAGTGAAACCATGA